A single window of Carassius auratus strain Wakin chromosome 9, ASM336829v1, whole genome shotgun sequence DNA harbors:
- the LOC113108415 gene encoding probable G-protein coupled receptor 82 yields the protein MEISFSASSMANDSHPESHLCQTSTTSVVLPIIYTIMSITGLPGNAISLWVFIRKITTKTSTHIYLINLGISNLLLCLTMPFQATYYSLGTKWHRQDTMCQMAISGLTPVIHINICIGVMILSCVALSRFASLIQHSHADRPSRWLNVLPGAFLCRKRHAKLAYVLCMVTWATVTIGVTSFVVLYSIREARSVDDSDRNEACYSVAVEVGREGSRAFALVAISLFFVFFLLVLCAYMAVIRHIWRSRRSAVISNSQRVYARVFRNIVVIIVVLVVCLLPHHIYKAIFVHIVSEHTWSASPPEDACHPLSMYVEVKSILLCLATLRCSTDPIMYFLLDKTFRNHVLSLLRTRVSANDSQSSKSNMGQLSQATSACL from the coding sequence ATGGAAATCTCTTTTTCTGCGAGCTCAATGGCAAACGATTCACATCCTGAATCTCACCTGTGCCAAACATCCACTACAAGTGTAGTTCTGCCCATTATCTACACCATTATGTCAATCACTGGTCTGCCAGGGAATGCTATCTCTCTCTGGGTGTTCATACGCAAAATTACCACCAAAACATCCACTCACATCTACCTGATAAATCTAGGGATCTCAAACTTGCTGCTCTGCCTCACCATGCCATTCCAGGCCACATACTACTCACTTGGGACCAAATGGCACCGGCAAGACACCATGTGCCAAATGGCAATAAGTGGTCTAACTCCAGTGATCCACATCAACATCTGCATTGGTGTGATGATATTGAGCTGTGTGGCACTCAGTCGCTTTGCCTCGCTGATTCAACACTCTCATGCTGACCGCCCAAGCCGATGGCTCAACGTTTTACCAGGTGCCTTCCTTTGCCGAAAACGACATGCCAAACTGGCCTATGTGCTGTGCATGGTCACCTGGGCCACTGTAACCATAGGGGTAACATCCTTTGTGGTGCTGTACTCGATCAGGGAGGCTAGGAGTGTGGATGACAGCGACAGAAATGAAGCGTGTTACAGTGTAGCAGTGGAGGTTGGCAGGGAAGGATCTCGTGCCTTTGCTTTAGTGGCCATTTCACTGTTCTTTGTCTTCTTCCTGCTGGTCTTATGCGCTTACATGGCAGTAATCAGACACATCTGGAGGTCTAGGAGAAGCGCGGTCATCTCAAACAGCCAGCGAGTCTATGCAAGAGTGTTTCGGAATATTGTTGTCATTATAGTGGTGCTGGTGGTCTGCCTCCTGCCGCATCACATCTACAAAGCCATCTTTGTTCATATCGTCAGTGAGCATACTTGGTCTGCATCACCTCCAGAAGACGCTTGCCATCCACTGTCCATGTACGTGGAGGTGAAGAGCATCCTGCTCTGTTTAGCAACTCTACGATGTAGCACAGACCCCATCATGTACTTCCTGCTGGACAAGACATTTCGTAATCATGTGCTTAGCCTGCTGAGAACACGCGTCAGCGCAAATGACAGTCAGTCATCAAAGTCTAACATGGGACAGTTATCTCAGGCAACAAGTGCATGCCTTTAG
- the LOC113108416 gene encoding cysteinyl leukotriene receptor 2 — MSVQGDFTNHSTEINSTGGNQSTCTIKPEASHETILPWLYLALAVMGLPTNGIVLVDLWRSERTPTNIFTLNIIMSDLLMGCSFFFRIAYYKENTNWLSGTPACNAFELIIFSCFYINLYCNMCFLLWTSINRYTTVVKPGHAIFQIFKHTRSCWILCFSTWLVVITVVYASMGVKLSLQVHGTCFDQVVNSYSVYKDQFNTIHSLGVSTFFFILCLMLVSYSLLVFHLQKIRGGSLVGTGFGPGGGLKVRRKILASVIIFVLCFLPYHVQRIILLTSEHKKCQEEFKIKTCTIFFAALSCCLHPVLQLVFRLRCCRANRNHRVKPKTEISKTLDTPHIHTINITEHAEETKKNETELSHQQPTS; from the exons ATGTCTGTGCAAGGGGACTTCACAAACCATTCCACGGAAATCAATAGTACAGGCGGTAATCAAAG CACATGCACAATAAAGCCTGAAGCAAGCCATGAAACCATCTTGCCTTGGCTCTATCTGGCTTTGGCTGTCATGGGCCTTCCAACCAATGGAATAGTCTTGGTGGATCTTTGGAGATCAGAGAGGACCCCCACTAACATCTTCACTTTGAACATAATCATGTCAGACCTGCTGATGGGCTGCAGTTTTTTCTTCAGAATAGCCTACTACAAAGAAAATACCAACTGGTTATCTGGAACTCCAGCCTGCAATGCATTCGAGCTGATCATTTTCTCTTGCTTCTACATAAACCTCTATTGCAACATGTGTTTCCTTTTGTGGACCAGCATTAATCGGTATACCACAGTGGTTAAACCAGGCCACGCCATATTTCAGATCTTTAAACATACACGCTCTTGTTGGATCCTCTGCTTTTCTACCTGGTTGGTTGTCATCACAGTTGTGTATGCTAGCATGGGGGTCAAACTGAGCCTACAAGTTCATGGAACCTGCTTTGACCAAGTTGTCAATAGTTACAGTGTCTATAAAGATCAGTTCAATACTATCCACAGCTTAGGTGTGTcaacatttttcttcattttgtgcTTAATGCTGGTCAGCTATAGCCTGCTGGTCTTCCATCTGCAGAAGATAAGGGGAGGAAGTTTAGTCGGCACTGGATTTGGGCCCGGAGGGGGTCTGAAGGTTCGCAGGAAGATCCTGGCCTCGGTCATAATATTTGTACTCTGCTTCCTACCCTACCATGTGCAAAGGATCATCTTATTAACATCAGAGCATAAAAAATGTCAGGAAGAGTTTAAGATTAAAACGTGCACCATCTTCTTTGCAGCTCTGAGCTGTTGCCTGCATCCCGTCCTTCAGCTGGTGTTTCGTTTGCGGTGCTGTCGAGCCAATCGCAACCACAGAGTCAAACCCAAAACTGAGATCTCCAAGACCCTGGACACACCTCACATACATACTATAAATATCACAGAACACGCTGAAGAAACTAAGAAAAATGAAACTGAATTAAGCCACCAGCAACCAACATCATAG